One genomic region from Streptomyces sp. NBC_00457 encodes:
- a CDS encoding DedA family protein yields MWLAAATPPPAESTQQAIGYPSLFLLVLIGALVPVVPTGALVSSAAVVAFHQTAPFALALVFVTASVAAFLGDIALYWLGRRGMGSKNGSRWLEAIRSRAPEERLAQAQERLAEHGVAVLVLSRLMPAGRIPVMLACLVAKWPMRRFARGNFPACLAWAVTYQLIGILGGSLFKEPWEGVVAAVALTLVISAAPGVWRRVRAAR; encoded by the coding sequence ATGTGGCTCGCCGCGGCGACGCCTCCGCCTGCGGAGTCCACGCAGCAGGCGATCGGGTATCCGTCGCTGTTTCTGCTGGTGTTGATCGGGGCATTGGTGCCGGTTGTGCCGACGGGGGCGTTGGTGAGTTCGGCGGCGGTGGTGGCGTTTCATCAGACGGCGCCGTTCGCGTTGGCGCTGGTGTTCGTCACGGCGTCTGTCGCCGCGTTTCTCGGGGACATCGCCCTGTACTGGCTGGGGCGGCGGGGGATGGGGTCGAAGAACGGGTCGCGGTGGTTGGAGGCGATCCGCTCGCGCGCGCCGGAGGAACGGCTTGCGCAGGCGCAGGAGCGGCTGGCTGAGCATGGGGTTGCGGTGCTTGTGCTGTCGCGGTTGATGCCGGCGGGGCGTATTCCGGTGATGTTGGCGTGCCTGGTGGCGAAGTGGCCGATGCGGCGGTTTGCGCGGGGCAACTTTCCGGCGTGCCTTGCGTGGGCGGTGACGTATCAGCTGATCGGGATTCTGGGTGGGTCGCTGTTCAAGGAGCCTTGGGAGGGTGTGGTGGCGGCGGTTGCGTTGACCTTGGTCATCAGTGCGGCGCCGGGGGTGTGGAGGCGGGTTCGGGCTGCCAGGTGA
- a CDS encoding thiamine pyrophosphate-requiring protein, with the protein MSTKVSDHVLARLREWGVEHVFGYPGDGINGLLAAWGRAEDRPRFIQSRHEEMSAFQAVGYAKFSGRVGVCAATSGPGAIHLLNGLYDAKLDHVPVLAIVGQTHRTAMGGSYQQEVDLHTLFKDVASDFVETVTVPEQLPNVLDRAIRTAYARRSPTAIIIPGDVQELDYSPPTHEFKMVPSSLDRSSWTAIPSEESLTRAAEILNSGDKVAILVGQGASGAQREVERIAELLGAGVAKALLGKDALSDELPYVTGAIGLLGTRPSYELMRDCDTLLTIGSSFPYTQFLPDFGKARGVQIDIDPHMVGMRYPYEVNLVGDAKATLQRLIPLLGTEERGREWYDTVCANVTRWRDVMERRAGLSADPINPEYVARALDPLLPDNAIISSDSGSAANWYARHITMRPGMRSSLSGTLATMGCGVPYAIGAKFAHPDRPAIALVGDGAMQMNGLAELITAAKYADRWEDKRLVVGVWNNHDLNQVTWEMRAMEGAPSFLPSQEIPDVQYAAFARSLGLTGIRVEKPEDVEAGWRAGLEADGPAVIEFLTDPAVPPIPPHATWDQMEATAASILKGDADRGSMIKQGFKAKVQEFLPGRDKK; encoded by the coding sequence ATGAGCACCAAGGTCTCCGACCACGTCCTCGCGCGCCTGCGCGAATGGGGTGTGGAGCACGTCTTCGGCTATCCAGGCGACGGCATCAACGGGCTGCTCGCCGCCTGGGGCCGCGCCGAGGACCGGCCCCGTTTCATCCAGTCCCGGCACGAGGAGATGTCCGCGTTCCAGGCGGTCGGCTACGCGAAGTTCAGCGGCCGGGTCGGCGTGTGCGCGGCCACCTCGGGCCCCGGCGCGATCCACCTCCTCAACGGCCTGTACGACGCCAAGCTCGACCACGTTCCGGTGCTGGCGATCGTCGGCCAGACGCACCGCACGGCGATGGGCGGCTCGTATCAGCAGGAGGTGGACCTGCACACCCTGTTCAAGGACGTCGCCTCGGACTTCGTGGAGACGGTCACCGTCCCCGAGCAGCTGCCGAACGTACTGGACCGGGCGATCCGCACCGCGTACGCGCGCCGCTCCCCCACGGCGATCATCATCCCCGGCGATGTGCAGGAGCTCGACTACTCGCCGCCCACGCACGAGTTCAAGATGGTGCCCTCCAGCCTGGACCGCAGTTCCTGGACGGCGATCCCCTCCGAGGAGTCCCTCACGCGGGCCGCCGAGATCCTCAACTCCGGTGACAAGGTGGCGATCCTGGTCGGCCAGGGCGCGTCCGGCGCCCAGCGCGAGGTGGAGCGCATCGCCGAACTGCTCGGTGCCGGCGTGGCCAAGGCGCTGCTCGGCAAGGACGCGCTCAGCGATGAACTCCCGTATGTCACCGGTGCGATCGGGCTGCTGGGCACCCGACCCTCGTACGAGCTGATGCGGGACTGCGACACCCTGCTGACCATCGGGTCGTCCTTCCCGTACACGCAGTTCCTGCCGGACTTCGGCAAGGCGCGCGGTGTGCAGATCGACATCGATCCGCACATGGTCGGGATGCGCTATCCGTACGAGGTGAATCTCGTCGGCGACGCCAAGGCGACCCTTCAGCGGCTGATCCCGCTGCTGGGGACGGAGGAACGCGGGCGGGAGTGGTACGACACGGTGTGCGCGAACGTGACGCGCTGGCGGGACGTGATGGAGCGGCGGGCCGGGCTGTCGGCCGACCCGATCAACCCGGAGTACGTGGCGCGGGCGCTGGACCCGCTGCTGCCGGACAACGCGATCATCAGCTCCGACTCGGGCTCGGCGGCCAACTGGTACGCGCGGCACATCACGATGCGGCCCGGGATGCGCTCCTCGCTGTCCGGCACGCTCGCGACGATGGGTTGCGGGGTGCCGTATGCGATCGGCGCGAAGTTCGCCCACCCGGACCGGCCCGCGATCGCGCTGGTCGGGGACGGGGCGATGCAGATGAACGGGCTGGCGGAGCTGATCACGGCGGCGAAGTACGCCGACCGCTGGGAGGACAAGCGGCTGGTCGTCGGCGTCTGGAACAACCATGACCTCAACCAGGTCACCTGGGAGATGCGGGCCATGGAGGGAGCGCCGTCCTTCCTGCCCTCGCAGGAGATCCCGGATGTGCAGTACGCCGCGTTCGCCCGTTCCCTGGGCCTGACGGGTATCCGGGTGGAGAAGCCGGAGGACGTCGAGGCGGGCTGGCGGGCCGGGCTGGAGGCGGACGGGCCCGCGGTGATCGAGTTCCTGACCGACCCGGCCGTGCCGCCGATCCCGCCGCACGCCACCTGGGACCAGATGGAGGCGACGGCCGCGTCGATCCTGAAGGGCGACGCGGACCGGGGCTCGATGATCAAGCAGGGCTTCAAGGCGAAGGTGCAGGAATTCCTGCCCGGGCGGGACAAGAAGTAG
- a CDS encoding lytic polysaccharide monooxygenase auxiliary activity family 9 protein: MLFAVVVGALTWSAPAQAHGTIADPASRAYQCWKTWGSNHTNPAMQTEDPMCWQAFQANPDTMWNWMSALRDGLGGQFEARTPDGTLCSNNLSRNDSLNRPGQWKTTTVGNNFSVHLYDQASHGADYFKVYVSKQGFDPKTQSLGWGNLDFITQTGRFAPAQDITFPVQTSGYTGHHILFVIWQASHLDQAYMWCSDVNFG; the protein is encoded by the coding sequence ATGCTGTTCGCCGTGGTTGTCGGCGCACTCACCTGGTCGGCCCCCGCCCAGGCTCACGGCACCATCGCCGACCCCGCCTCCCGCGCGTACCAGTGCTGGAAGACGTGGGGCAGCAACCACACGAACCCGGCCATGCAGACTGAAGACCCCATGTGTTGGCAGGCCTTCCAGGCCAACCCCGACACCATGTGGAACTGGATGAGCGCGCTCCGCGACGGCCTCGGTGGCCAGTTCGAGGCGCGGACCCCCGACGGGACGCTCTGCAGCAACAACCTCTCGAGGAACGACAGCCTGAACAGGCCCGGGCAGTGGAAGACCACCACCGTCGGCAACAACTTCTCGGTCCACCTGTACGACCAGGCGTCCCACGGTGCCGACTACTTCAAGGTCTACGTGAGCAAGCAGGGCTTCGACCCCAAGACCCAGAGCCTGGGCTGGGGCAACCTCGACTTCATCACGCAGACCGGCCGCTTCGCCCCGGCGCAGGACATCACGTTCCCCGTCCAGACCTCCGGCTACACCGGACACCACATCCTGTTCGTGATCTGGCAGGCCTCGCACCTCGACCAGGCCTACATGTGGTGCAGCGACGTGAACTTCGGCTGA
- a CDS encoding type II toxin-antitoxin system PemK/MazF family toxin — translation MQRGEVWWVEFDERRPVVLLSGDDASGIRVMQVVAPAGVDITGLGVEVAVGAVEGLPFEGVLRFALPRPGFTPCTWLTTVSRDDLIERAGALPSAKLSEIENALRLGHELRLE, via the coding sequence GTGCAACGTGGCGAAGTCTGGTGGGTGGAGTTCGACGAGCGGCGGCCGGTCGTGCTGCTGTCGGGAGACGACGCGTCCGGGATCCGGGTGATGCAGGTCGTCGCTCCAGCGGGCGTCGACATCACCGGTCTGGGCGTCGAAGTGGCAGTAGGCGCCGTGGAAGGACTGCCCTTTGAAGGCGTGCTTCGGTTCGCGTTGCCGCGTCCGGGCTTCACCCCTTGCACGTGGCTGACCACCGTGTCCCGGGACGACCTGATCGAGCGGGCGGGCGCGCTGCCCTCCGCGAAACTCAGCGAGATCGAGAACGCCCTCCGTCTCGGTCACGAACTACGGCTGGAGTAG
- a CDS encoding aminotransferase class I/II-fold pyridoxal phosphate-dependent enzyme has product MPRTDSEGHGPVRYGPPIPDDGLPVLPELSDVLAEAATRAVSEPVGGGPALLDAACGYWERRGLAAGPERAVAAPGAPALLLALTFAIGGDVLVPRPCAAWWAPYARLLGRPVFHVATPAESGGVPDPYALLETVRRVRAEGGDPRLLVLSVADDPTATVAPPEALHETVEAAQGEGLHLVSDETWRDTLHAPHDTVLLSPAEMLPDRVTVVTDLAGALLPPGWPAAVARFPAGERGDGLHARVLDVLTALGARVAGPVAAAATYALTEPQPVSQRLSAAVRLHARVAAAAHAAVVAAGALARPPHAGRHLYADLGPLRPALTAHGVGDAQELEDFLAARLGMPAPGGHRFGDELGALRVRLSTGPLLGGTDTERAECLSSPSPLELPHVHRALIHLKSVFDDLRDDAQRGEPPR; this is encoded by the coding sequence ATGCCGCGGACGGACTCGGAAGGCCACGGCCCCGTCCGCTACGGGCCGCCGATCCCGGACGACGGGCTGCCCGTGCTGCCCGAGCTCTCCGACGTACTCGCCGAGGCCGCGACCCGTGCCGTCAGCGAGCCGGTCGGCGGCGGCCCCGCGTTGCTGGACGCCGCGTGCGGCTACTGGGAGCGGCGGGGCCTTGCCGCCGGTCCGGAACGGGCCGTCGCCGCGCCGGGCGCCCCAGCGTTGCTGCTCGCGCTGACCTTCGCCATCGGCGGCGACGTGCTGGTGCCGCGGCCGTGCGCGGCCTGGTGGGCGCCGTACGCACGGCTGTTGGGCAGACCCGTCTTCCATGTGGCGACACCGGCCGAGTCCGGCGGTGTCCCGGATCCGTACGCCCTCCTGGAGACCGTGCGCCGGGTCCGTGCCGAGGGCGGCGACCCGCGGCTGCTCGTGCTGTCCGTCGCCGACGACCCCACCGCCACCGTCGCGCCGCCCGAGGCACTGCACGAGACCGTCGAGGCCGCCCAGGGCGAGGGGCTGCACCTGGTCAGCGACGAGACCTGGCGCGACACCCTGCACGCCCCGCACGACACCGTGCTGCTCAGTCCCGCCGAGATGCTGCCCGACCGGGTCACCGTCGTCACCGACCTGGCCGGCGCGCTGCTGCCGCCCGGCTGGCCCGCGGCCGTCGCCCGCTTCCCGGCCGGCGAGAGGGGCGACGGCCTCCACGCGCGCGTGCTCGACGTGCTCACCGCTCTCGGCGCCCGCGTCGCCGGACCGGTCGCCGCCGCGGCCACGTACGCGCTCACGGAACCCCAGCCGGTGTCCCAACGGCTGTCCGCCGCCGTACGCCTGCACGCGCGCGTGGCCGCTGCCGCGCACGCCGCCGTCGTCGCGGCGGGCGCCCTCGCCCGCCCGCCGCACGCAGGCCGCCATCTCTACGCCGACCTGGGCCCGTTGCGCCCCGCGCTCACCGCACACGGAGTCGGCGACGCCCAGGAACTGGAGGACTTCCTCGCCGCCCGGCTCGGCATGCCCGCACCCGGCGGCCACCGCTTCGGCGACGAACTGGGGGCGCTGCGCGTACGGCTGTCCACGGGGCCGTTGCTCGGCGGAACGGACACCGAGCGCGCGGAATGCCTCAGTTCACCCTCACCGTTGGAACTGCCACATGTGCACCGTGCGTTGATCCACTTGAAGTCGGTCTTCGACGATCTCCGCGACGACGCTCAGCGAGGGGAGCCTCCGCGATGA
- a CDS encoding IS3 family transposase, producing MIVTTECIRGRVFTTRAEANLALFEYIDGFYNSRLTADSLLAVHPCNQLRLFH from the coding sequence ATGATCGTCACGACAGAGTGCATCCGCGGCCGCGTCTTCACCACCCGCGCCGAGGCGAATCTCGCACTGTTCGAGTACATCGACGGCTTCTACAACTCCCGGCTCACGGCAGATTCCCTGCTCGCCGTCCACCCCTGTAATCAACTCCGTTTGTTTCATTGA
- a CDS encoding diguanylate cyclase — protein sequence MSRDQAAEIRATGVSVDVGDVTIRYLLYGLLPGWFVPGLADWVMHRRTRIEDTAGTKESLIHSLMMAEVGIPIALTLRYEVNPLLLTVQSAGAAVHEATALWDVRTAVRSDREVKPLEQHIHSFLESLPFGALASMMCLHADQVKALLRGGRGDPDAWRLVRRRRPLSRTYLAGIAAAIGTCVVLPYAEELLRCRRAARRKTKRARSDEAHWRAEKGR from the coding sequence GTGAGCCGGGACCAGGCCGCCGAGATCCGAGCCACCGGCGTCTCCGTGGACGTCGGTGATGTCACCATCCGCTATCTGCTGTACGGACTCCTGCCGGGCTGGTTCGTGCCCGGTCTCGCCGACTGGGTGATGCACCGGCGCACCCGCATCGAGGACACCGCCGGTACCAAGGAGTCACTGATCCACTCCCTGATGATGGCCGAGGTCGGCATCCCCATCGCGCTGACCCTGCGCTACGAGGTCAACCCGCTGCTGCTGACCGTGCAGTCCGCCGGGGCCGCGGTGCACGAGGCGACCGCCCTGTGGGACGTACGCACGGCCGTACGCAGCGACCGCGAGGTCAAGCCGCTGGAGCAGCACATCCACAGCTTCCTGGAGTCGCTGCCGTTCGGTGCGCTGGCGTCGATGATGTGTCTGCACGCCGACCAGGTGAAGGCACTGCTGCGCGGCGGTCGCGGCGATCCGGACGCATGGCGTCTGGTGCGGCGCCGACGGCCGCTGTCCCGCACCTATCTCGCGGGGATCGCCGCCGCCATCGGCACCTGTGTGGTGCTGCCGTACGCCGAGGAACTGCTGCGCTGCCGACGCGCGGCCCGACGGAAAACGAAACGCGCCAGGAGTGACGAGGCCCACTGGCGTGCCGAGAAAGGACGGTGA
- a CDS encoding DUF2795 domain-containing protein, which translates to MQRGSDRLSVHRDDEMKHELQGLLRSGHPTRTEEWHDPEPTAEDDPEVAGGPVTPGRTRASLAAVRLELAKVLGRGAFPASPRELAGELRRRYAPDALAEAVERLPRSARYTNVQELAEALTGS; encoded by the coding sequence ATGCAGCGAGGCAGTGACCGGCTGAGCGTCCATCGTGACGACGAGATGAAGCATGAACTGCAGGGTCTGCTGAGGTCGGGGCACCCCACGAGGACCGAGGAGTGGCACGACCCCGAGCCGACCGCCGAGGACGACCCGGAGGTCGCGGGCGGGCCGGTGACGCCGGGGCGCACCCGGGCCTCCCTGGCCGCGGTCCGGCTGGAGCTGGCCAAGGTGCTCGGCCGTGGCGCCTTCCCGGCGAGCCCGCGCGAACTGGCCGGCGAGCTGCGCCGGCGGTACGCGCCGGACGCCCTCGCCGAGGCCGTGGAACGGCTGCCGCGTTCGGCGCGCTACACCAACGTCCAGGAACTCGCCGAGGCCCTTACCGGGAGCTGA
- a CDS encoding ANTAR domain-containing response regulator — translation MPDTQDTGRWGAESAESTLPGRRLSELVEQAARCTADCCGASSSVIEGSPERPAAVTHPDLAALVAVQMRSGEGPIPAALERGAPVDSTDLLREERWPQYRALALDSGVRSSVTLPIRRAGLTVTLSLYSFRPGTLEDAPRGPARALGDFAAECLVRDQSYRAALTELDQLGAALRSRPVVDQACGIIMHVLGCDADAAFGILRRISQTTNRKLVDVASAVVERRGRGLEGDLVALLN, via the coding sequence ATGCCGGACACCCAGGACACCGGCCGCTGGGGCGCGGAGTCCGCAGAGTCCACGCTCCCCGGCCGACGGCTGTCCGAACTGGTCGAGCAGGCCGCCCGCTGCACCGCCGACTGCTGCGGAGCGAGCAGCAGCGTCATCGAGGGCAGCCCCGAACGACCGGCGGCGGTCACACATCCCGACCTGGCCGCGCTCGTCGCGGTGCAGATGCGCTCCGGGGAGGGGCCCATCCCCGCCGCCCTCGAACGCGGGGCGCCCGTCGACTCGACGGATCTGCTGCGCGAGGAGCGATGGCCGCAGTACCGGGCCCTGGCGCTGGACTCGGGGGTGCGATCCAGTGTGACGCTCCCCATCCGCCGTGCCGGGCTGACGGTGACCCTGAGTCTCTACAGCTTCCGCCCGGGCACCCTCGAGGACGCCCCGCGCGGGCCCGCCCGGGCGCTCGGTGACTTCGCCGCGGAGTGCCTGGTGCGCGACCAGTCCTACCGGGCCGCGCTCACCGAGCTCGACCAACTCGGCGCGGCGCTGCGGTCCCGGCCGGTCGTCGACCAGGCGTGCGGCATCATCATGCATGTCCTGGGGTGCGACGCGGACGCCGCGTTCGGCATTCTGCGGCGTATCTCGCAGACCACGAACCGGAAGCTCGTCGATGTGGCGTCGGCGGTTGTGGAGCGGCGGGGGCGGGGGTTGGAGGGGGATCTGGTGGCGCTGCTGAACTGA
- a CDS encoding CBS domain-containing protein: MAEFVRDVMTPGVVAVRPDASLVEAAQLMRAQDIGDVVVADGSRVVGMLTDRDIAVRAVAEGADPLTVSAQTVCTPDPVMVAPDDPVSDAITLMREHAVRRLPVVESGLPVGIVTLGDLAEEEDPDSALADISRAAPDREVSG; this comes from the coding sequence ATGGCTGAGTTCGTGAGGGACGTCATGACGCCGGGCGTGGTCGCGGTCCGCCCGGACGCCTCGCTCGTCGAGGCGGCGCAGCTGATGCGCGCACAGGACATCGGCGATGTGGTGGTGGCCGACGGTTCGCGGGTCGTCGGGATGCTCACCGACCGTGACATCGCGGTGCGCGCCGTCGCGGAGGGCGCCGATCCGCTGACGGTGAGCGCACAGACCGTGTGCACTCCCGATCCGGTCATGGTCGCGCCCGACGACCCGGTGTCCGACGCGATCACCCTGATGCGCGAGCACGCGGTGCGCCGGCTGCCGGTCGTGGAGAGCGGCCTGCCGGTCGGCATCGTCACCCTCGGCGACCTGGCCGAGGAGGAGGACCCCGATTCGGCGCTGGCCGACATCAGCCGGGCCGCACCCGACCGTGAGGTATCCGGGTGA
- a CDS encoding MBL fold metallo-hydrolase, whose amino-acid sequence MTQQSESPTSTTTNSPTRDASVPASPSPFAPPFPPLAEPRPLGERRVWPRTFHDRLTAPLPGLKSVARFAREGAVRPDKEGLADIPRLPFEPAPLPRADARTVAVSWAGHASWVVQIGGLTVLTDPVWSRRILGTPARITPVGIDWDVLGRVDAVVISHNHYDHLDAPTLSRLPRDTPMFVPAGLGRWFHRRRFTCVTELDWWEAAELQGTRFDFVPAHHWSKRTLTDTCRSLWGGWVLTAPDGHRIHFAGDTGYGHWFTRIGHRYPGIDLTLMPIGAYNPRWWLSDVHCDPEEAVRATQDLGARRMAPMHWGTFVLSAEPVLEPLKRVRAAWERARLAREDLWDLPIGGSRVLDS is encoded by the coding sequence ATGACGCAGCAGTCCGAGTCACCCACGTCGACCACCACGAATTCGCCCACCCGGGATGCAAGCGTTCCGGCGTCCCCGTCCCCCTTCGCACCTCCGTTCCCGCCCCTCGCCGAACCCCGCCCGCTGGGCGAACGCCGCGTCTGGCCGCGGACGTTCCACGACCGGCTGACCGCCCCGCTGCCCGGCCTCAAGTCCGTCGCCCGCTTCGCCCGGGAGGGCGCCGTCCGCCCGGACAAGGAAGGCCTCGCCGACATCCCGCGCCTGCCCTTCGAGCCCGCCCCGCTGCCCCGGGCCGACGCGCGCACGGTCGCCGTCTCCTGGGCGGGACACGCCAGTTGGGTCGTCCAGATCGGCGGACTCACCGTCCTCACCGACCCGGTCTGGTCCCGCCGCATCCTCGGCACCCCCGCCCGCATCACCCCGGTGGGCATCGACTGGGACGTGCTGGGCCGGGTGGACGCGGTCGTCATCAGCCACAACCATTACGACCACCTGGACGCCCCCACCCTGAGCCGCCTCCCGCGCGACACCCCGATGTTCGTACCCGCCGGCCTCGGCCGCTGGTTCCACCGCCGCCGCTTCACCTGCGTCACCGAGCTCGACTGGTGGGAGGCCGCCGAACTCCAGGGCACCCGCTTCGACTTCGTGCCCGCCCACCACTGGTCCAAGCGCACCCTCACCGACACCTGCCGCTCCCTGTGGGGCGGCTGGGTCCTCACCGCCCCCGACGGTCACCGCATCCACTTCGCCGGCGACACCGGCTACGGCCACTGGTTCACCCGCATCGGCCACCGCTACCCCGGAATCGACCTGACCCTCATGCCCATCGGCGCCTACAACCCCCGCTGGTGGCTCAGCGACGTCCACTGCGACCCGGAGGAGGCGGTCCGGGCAACCCAGGACCTGGGAGCGCGACGGATGGCCCCCATGCACTGGGGCACATTCGTGCTCTCGGCGGAACCGGTACTGGAACCGCTGAAGCGGGTGAGGGCGGCGTGGGAAAGGGCGAGACTGGCGCGCGAGGACCTATGGGACCTCCCCATCGGGGGATCGCGGGTTCTCGACAGCTAG
- a CDS encoding PAS domain-containing protein, whose translation MTQTEEFGEELADFVRRVAELKAARSASGGDLPTVLDAAIFELDHVADQLWPWYQRLSTVGGSRPAAADRQEQQLLRTVFQRLPLPVALVDRETVVRRMNFAATAFTGVRAGFATGRPLTGFLVHADRAAFRSQAAAVARGEGDRSLTVHLQRRPAEPVHVTLTAVRPTGEPRPTVLVLLQPDGHGVPASPVPDTTTTGQVPDLAEATRHASLMDLLDAMTTALLTSPPEQTLHRAAQVLHGRFADWVIADAGAARLSRTTVFAPSEKEADALMALDPADSPLVAEAARGGAPALQVRPEDPDALGRDASGAPVLAQANVTSLLCVPLTTDGTVHGVLTLLRCGARLAFSMAEAQAMDMMSRHITLRLTKTP comes from the coding sequence ATGACCCAGACGGAGGAGTTCGGTGAAGAACTCGCGGATTTCGTGCGCCGCGTCGCAGAGCTGAAGGCGGCGCGGTCGGCTTCGGGCGGCGACCTGCCCACCGTACTGGATGCGGCGATCTTCGAACTCGACCATGTGGCCGACCAGTTGTGGCCGTGGTATCAGCGGCTGTCCACCGTCGGCGGCTCCCGCCCGGCCGCCGCCGACCGCCAGGAACAGCAGCTGCTGCGGACGGTGTTCCAGCGCCTGCCGCTGCCGGTCGCGCTGGTGGACCGGGAGACCGTGGTGCGCCGGATGAACTTCGCGGCGACCGCCTTCACCGGCGTCCGCGCCGGCTTTGCGACGGGCCGGCCCCTGACGGGCTTCCTGGTCCACGCCGACCGGGCGGCGTTCCGCTCCCAGGCGGCGGCCGTGGCCCGCGGCGAAGGCGACCGCAGCCTCACCGTCCACCTCCAACGGCGCCCGGCCGAGCCGGTGCACGTGACCCTGACCGCCGTACGACCGACGGGCGAGCCACGCCCCACGGTACTGGTCCTCCTACAGCCCGACGGACATGGTGTGCCCGCCTCACCAGTACCGGACACGACCACCACGGGCCAAGTCCCCGACCTCGCCGAAGCCACCCGGCACGCATCCCTGATGGACCTGCTGGACGCCATGACGACGGCCTTGCTCACGTCCCCGCCCGAACAGACCCTTCACCGGGCCGCCCAGGTACTCCACGGACGTTTCGCCGACTGGGTGATAGCCGACGCGGGGGCCGCCCGCCTGTCCCGTACGACGGTGTTCGCACCGTCGGAGAAGGAGGCAGACGCGCTGATGGCATTGGATCCGGCCGATTCTCCCCTGGTCGCCGAGGCGGCACGGGGCGGCGCCCCGGCACTCCAGGTACGCCCCGAGGATCCGGACGCCCTGGGCCGGGACGCCTCAGGCGCCCCGGTCCTCGCCCAGGCGAACGTCACCTCACTGCTCTGCGTCCCCCTGACCACAGACGGCACGGTCCACGGCGTCCTCACACTCCTGCGCTGCGGAGCCCGCCTGGCCTTCTCCATGGCAGAAGCACAAGCGATGGACATGATGTCCCGCCACATAACACTCCGGCTCACGAAAACGCCGTAA
- a CDS encoding RNA polymerase sigma factor SigF: MPTQVSAKHHPHDDAPDTAEAFRKLTTLPPGPQRDTLRDEIVEAWLPMADRLAGRFRSRGESFDDLRQVAALGLVKAVDRYDPARGNAFESYAVPTITGEIKRHFRDHMWTLHVPRRVQDLRNRVRFAVQDLSQTVSGQRPTVAAIAEHANMSEEDVLVGLEALESFTALSLDAELPGSEDGYSLGDALGTSDPALDTVVDREAVRHRLAALPERERAILYMRFFGDMTQSRIAEQLGISQMHVSRLISRCCTRVRDQVLQDAA, translated from the coding sequence ATGCCCACTCAAGTGAGCGCGAAGCACCACCCGCACGACGACGCCCCCGACACGGCGGAGGCCTTCCGCAAGCTGACCACGCTGCCGCCTGGACCGCAGCGCGACACGCTCCGTGACGAGATCGTCGAGGCGTGGCTGCCCATGGCCGACCGGCTCGCCGGACGCTTCCGCAGCCGCGGCGAGAGTTTTGACGACCTGCGTCAGGTCGCGGCCCTCGGCCTGGTCAAGGCCGTCGACCGGTACGACCCCGCACGCGGCAACGCCTTCGAGAGCTATGCCGTACCGACCATCACCGGAGAGATCAAGCGGCACTTCCGCGACCACATGTGGACGCTGCACGTGCCGCGCCGGGTCCAGGATCTGCGCAACCGGGTCCGGTTCGCCGTCCAGGACCTGTCGCAGACCGTGTCCGGCCAGCGGCCCACCGTGGCCGCGATCGCCGAGCACGCGAACATGAGCGAAGAGGACGTGCTGGTGGGCCTGGAGGCCCTGGAGAGCTTCACGGCCCTGTCCCTGGACGCGGAGCTGCCCGGCAGCGAGGACGGGTACTCCCTGGGCGACGCCCTCGGCACGTCCGACCCCGCGCTGGACACGGTCGTGGACCGTGAGGCCGTACGGCACCGGCTGGCGGCGCTGCCGGAGCGGGAGCGGGCCATTCTGTACATGCGGTTCTTCGGGGACATGACGCAGAGCCGGATCGCTGAGCAGCTCGGTATCTCGCAGATGCATGTGTCTCGGCTGATCAGCCGGTGCTGCACGCGGGTGCGGGATCAGGTGCTGCAGGACGCGGCTTAG